Proteins encoded by one window of Perca fluviatilis chromosome 13, GENO_Pfluv_1.0, whole genome shotgun sequence:
- the LOC120571754 gene encoding uncharacterized protein LOC120571754: MDQTFPPAKAEIVEAEPPVFAEFNRIATTNLENDFLVLLTATHHALSQSSSPRKEVLERNWLEIVQQIDSRKPDVTAVRPLVLQGIPVLLGDDPSNFYNTSFDSDSDEAWDQVSVGLLTVISEDVPLSPNHLHLDPVSTAIILEGGIVMNNLQNLPQALCLFFGLSYALHLDYPKAMKNTFSFIQRVMLGLGENKLPPKLQTLKNLLLS, translated from the exons ATGGACCAGACATTCCCACCGGCGAAGGCGGAGATTGTGGAGGCTGAACCTCCA GTGTTTGCTGAGTTCAACAGGATAGCCACGACAAACCTGGAGAATGACTTTTTGGTGCTGTTGACCGCTACACACCACGCTTTGTCACAATCTTCAAGTCCAAGAAAGGAAGTGTTGGAGAGAAACTGGCTGGAGATTGTGCAGCAAATTGATTCAAGG AAACCAGATGTGACAGCAGTGCGTCCCCTTGTTCTCCAAGGCATCCCTGTTCTGCTTGGTGATGACCCCAGTAACTTCTACAACACCTCCTTT GATTCTGACAGTGATGAGGCCTGGGACCAGGTATCTGTTGGGTTGCTGACTGTCATCAGTGAAGATGTGCCCCTCTCGCCAAATCATCTCCATCTTGACCCAGTGTCTACTGCCATCATTCTTGAAGGAGGTATTGTAATGAACAATCTCCAGAACCTACCTCAAGCACTTTGCCTCTTCTTTGGGTTGTCCTATGCACTACACTTGGACTACCCTAAAGCCATGAAAAACACATTCAGCTTCATTCAACGAGTGATGCTTGGCCTGGGAGAGAACAAACTCCCCCCCAAACTTCAAACTCTTAAAAATCTCCTGTTGAGTTAG